A window of Rufibacter sp. LB8 contains these coding sequences:
- a CDS encoding ABC transporter ATP-binding protein encodes MAKRRAASDPAAETEGKTKLSKESLRRGLQVFRFVLPYKTNFLIGLGFLLFSSLTFMAFPAITGILLDAAVGNQTNFFTNDIDLIAACLFGVILLQGIFSFFRVYFFARVSENAVADVRQSLYSQFMGLPLTFFETRRVGEVTSRITSDVSYIQDGFSITLAELFRQITTLLVGIGFIMYTSVKLSLFMLATFPVLVVLAMVFGKRLKKLSKRTQDELAITNVIVEETLQAIQVVKSFTNELFEIGRYRTALQRSVKTAISTSFYRGAFISFIIVGLFGGIILVIWYGATLVQRGELTLGELTSFVLYTTFIGASVAGLGDLYAKVQVSLGASERILEILDLPVENKDFGLVPTSVARFNGSVRYQNVGFSYPTRQDLQVLQDIDFEIKAGEKIALVGPSGAGKSTIVQLLMKFYAVDQGTILVDGQNINFMPLHDLRSNLGIVPQEVLLFGGTIRENIAYGKPAATEEEIVLAAQKANALQFIQSFPEAFDTVVGERGIKLSGGQRQRVAIARAILKDPSILILDEATSSLDSESEKLVQDAMDELMKDRTTIIIAHRLATIRKVDKILVIDKGRIAEQGTHDELSGNPAGIYANLLRLQFNQS; translated from the coding sequence ATGGCAAAACGCAGAGCTGCCTCTGACCCAGCAGCGGAGACCGAGGGAAAGACCAAACTGAGTAAAGAGAGTCTGCGCCGGGGACTGCAAGTGTTCCGGTTTGTCTTGCCTTACAAAACGAACTTCCTCATTGGGTTGGGCTTTCTGCTGTTCTCCAGCCTTACGTTTATGGCGTTTCCGGCCATTACGGGCATTTTGCTGGACGCCGCGGTGGGCAACCAAACCAACTTCTTCACCAATGACATTGACCTGATTGCGGCGTGCCTGTTTGGCGTGATTCTGCTGCAGGGCATTTTCTCGTTCTTCAGGGTATATTTCTTTGCGCGGGTTAGTGAGAATGCCGTGGCCGATGTGCGCCAGAGCCTCTATTCCCAGTTCATGGGCTTGCCGCTCACGTTCTTTGAGACCCGCCGCGTGGGCGAAGTCACCAGCCGCATCACCTCAGACGTAAGCTACATCCAAGACGGTTTTTCTATTACGCTGGCCGAGCTTTTCCGGCAGATTACCACGCTCTTGGTGGGCATCGGGTTTATCATGTACACCTCCGTCAAGCTGTCGCTGTTCATGCTGGCCACGTTTCCGGTGCTGGTGGTTCTGGCCATGGTGTTCGGGAAACGCCTGAAAAAACTGTCCAAGCGCACGCAAGATGAACTGGCCATCACCAACGTGATTGTGGAGGAAACCCTGCAGGCCATTCAGGTGGTCAAGTCCTTCACGAATGAACTGTTTGAGATTGGCCGCTACCGCACGGCGTTGCAACGGTCCGTGAAAACGGCCATTTCCACGTCGTTTTATAGAGGCGCGTTCATCTCTTTCATTATTGTGGGCTTGTTTGGCGGCATTATTCTGGTGATTTGGTACGGCGCCACCTTGGTGCAGCGCGGCGAACTCACACTGGGCGAACTCACGTCTTTTGTGCTCTACACCACGTTCATTGGGGCCTCGGTAGCCGGTTTAGGCGATTTATACGCCAAGGTGCAGGTGTCTTTGGGCGCGTCTGAGCGTATTCTGGAGATTCTGGATTTGCCCGTTGAGAACAAAGATTTTGGGTTGGTTCCTACCAGCGTGGCAAGGTTCAACGGCAGCGTGCGCTATCAGAACGTGGGCTTCTCCTACCCTACCCGGCAAGATTTACAAGTGCTGCAAGACATTGACTTCGAGATAAAAGCCGGCGAGAAAATTGCCCTGGTGGGTCCCAGCGGCGCGGGCAAGTCTACCATTGTACAGCTTTTGATGAAGTTTTACGCCGTAGACCAGGGCACCATTCTGGTTGACGGGCAGAACATCAATTTCATGCCGCTGCATGATTTGCGCAGCAACCTGGGCATTGTGCCGCAGGAAGTGCTCTTGTTTGGCGGCACAATAAGGGAAAACATTGCCTATGGAAAACCAGCCGCCACCGAGGAGGAGATTGTCTTGGCCGCCCAAAAAGCCAACGCGCTGCAATTCATCCAGAGTTTCCCAGAAGCGTTTGACACCGTGGTGGGCGAACGCGGCATTAAACTCTCAGGCGGACAGCGCCAGCGCGTGGCCATCGCCCGGGCCATTCTCAAAGATCCGTCTATTTTGATTCTGGACGAAGCCACCAGTTCCCTGGACTCTGAATCTGAGAAATTGGTGCAGGACGCCATGGATGAACTGATGAAAGACCGCACCACCATCATCATTGCGCACCGCCTGGCCACCATCAGAAAAGTAGACAAGATTCTGGTCATTGACAAAGGCCGCATCGCCGAACAAGGTACGCATGACGAACTTTCTGGCAACCCCGCCGGTATCTACGCCAATCTGTTGAGGTTGCAGTTCAACCAGTCTTAA
- a CDS encoding sodium:solute symporter — protein MSPLLTLGIIVGYFCLLLAVSFVTSKKGESTGSFFLANRNSPWYVVAFGMIGTTLSGITFVSIPGMVEKTGFTYLQMVLGYVLGYVVIALVLLPLYYRLQLVSIYTYLETRLGFWSYKTGAAFFLLSRTLSSALRLYLVAGVLQLAVFGPLGVPFEVSVGLTIAFIWLYTFRGGMKTIIWTDTLQTLAMLVCLGLSIVLVSQELNLSFQNLTQTISESSYSQLVVWDAKAPNFIVKQLLAGMFITIAMTGLDQDMMQKNLSCRNLPESQKNMFWFTVILVVVNVLFLSLGALLYLYAHQKGITLPARADDVFPFLALNHFSAVAAVAFVLGITAITYASADSALTALTTSFCVDFLNFKDHPEAERIRYKNWVHVGFSVLLYLVILGFKLFNDQSIIATLFTLVGYTYGPLLGMFTFGMLTKRAVKDQMVPVLGVLSPMCTYIISANSEAWFWGYKFGFEVLLLNGFLMLLGLWALSKPTDRNSQLA, from the coding sequence GTGTCTCCGCTGTTAACCCTGGGCATAATTGTAGGTTATTTCTGTCTGCTGTTGGCGGTGTCTTTTGTGACCAGCAAGAAAGGCGAATCTACGGGCAGTTTTTTCTTAGCGAACAGAAATTCGCCGTGGTACGTGGTGGCGTTTGGGATGATTGGGACTACGTTGAGCGGGATTACGTTTGTGTCTATTCCGGGCATGGTGGAGAAAACGGGGTTCACCTATTTGCAGATGGTGCTGGGCTATGTGCTGGGCTACGTGGTGATTGCGCTGGTGCTGCTGCCGCTGTATTACCGCCTGCAACTGGTGTCAATTTACACGTATCTGGAGACGCGGCTGGGCTTTTGGTCTTATAAAACGGGCGCGGCGTTTTTCCTGCTGTCGCGCACGTTGAGTTCGGCGTTGCGGCTGTACCTGGTGGCGGGCGTGTTGCAGTTGGCGGTGTTCGGGCCATTGGGCGTGCCGTTTGAAGTGTCTGTGGGCTTGACTATTGCGTTTATCTGGCTTTATACGTTCAGGGGCGGCATGAAAACTATTATCTGGACCGACACGCTGCAGACCCTGGCCATGCTGGTGTGTCTGGGCTTGAGCATTGTGCTGGTTTCACAGGAACTCAACCTTTCGTTCCAAAACCTCACGCAAACCATTTCTGAAAGTTCTTATTCCCAACTGGTGGTCTGGGATGCCAAAGCGCCAAATTTCATTGTGAAGCAGTTGTTGGCCGGCATGTTCATCACCATTGCCATGACCGGGCTGGATCAGGACATGATGCAGAAAAACCTAAGCTGCCGCAACCTCCCAGAATCGCAAAAGAACATGTTCTGGTTTACTGTCATTCTGGTGGTGGTCAATGTGCTGTTCCTGAGTCTGGGCGCGCTGCTGTATCTGTACGCGCACCAAAAAGGCATCACGTTACCTGCACGGGCCGATGATGTGTTTCCGTTTCTGGCCTTGAATCATTTCTCAGCAGTGGCGGCGGTGGCGTTTGTGCTGGGCATCACGGCTATTACCTATGCATCGGCAGATTCAGCCTTGACCGCCTTGACCACTTCGTTCTGCGTGGATTTCCTGAATTTCAAAGACCACCCGGAAGCTGAGCGAATCAGATACAAAAACTGGGTACACGTTGGGTTTTCAGTACTGTTGTATCTGGTGATTCTGGGGTTTAAGCTGTTCAATGACCAAAGCATTATTGCCACGCTGTTTACGTTGGTAGGCTACACGTACGGTCCGCTGCTGGGCATGTTCACCTTCGGGATGTTGACGAAAAGAGCCGTAAAAGACCAAATGGTGCCGGTGTTGGGCGTGCTCTCGCCGATGTGCACGTATATCATCAGTGCTAATTCTGAAGCCTGGTTCTGGGGTTACAAATTTGGGTTTGAGGTGTTGCTGCTGAATGGGTTTCTGATGCTGCTGGGTCTGTGGGCCTTGTCAAAACCAACGGATAGAAATAGCCAACTTGCTTGA